A window of Bacteroidota bacterium genomic DNA:
GAAGGAAGGGATCCTTCTGAAGTGGCACTTGGAGAAGAAGAAAATCGAGCCGGCGCGCGCCAGCGAGATTCTCACCACCTGGAAGGCGACCCGCGACGGTAAGGTCGAAGCCGCGAAGAGCGATCGTCAGCGGACGAAAGACGAGATCCGCCGCAAGGCATCGGAAGCTGCTCGCAAGAAAGTCGAGGCTGCCGCTGCCGCCGAAGCTGCCGAGTTGGCCGCCGCCGCTGCTGCTGAAGCCGCCGCGAATGCACCAGCCGCGATTGTCGAGGAGAGTGCAGCATTAGTTTCTGAGAGCCCAGCCGAAGCGGCAGCGGAAGTGCCGCGTTCGAATGCGCTTGCCGCTGAAGGTGGCGAGGATTTTCGCCGGTCAGATAGCGCCGTATCGGCCGGGATTTGACAACGGAATTGCCGGACGATTACGTCCTGATTGCTCGAATCCGGAAGCCCCATGGGCTTCAGGGCGAGTTGGAGATCGAGTCCTTTACGTGGGACGAGGGTCGGTTCGGCAAGTTGAAGCGAGTGTTCCTCCGGAATGCCGAGGGGATCATCACTGAGCAGATTGTGGAATCAGCACGCCCGACGAATCGTGGTGTGCTGATTCGGTTTCAGGGGGTTCAGGACCGCGATGCAGCGGATGGCCTAAGGGGTGCGGAGATGTTCATCCCTGAATCAGAACGGCCTAAGTTGCCGGAAGGTCGAGCCTATTACGATGAGATAATCGGGATGTACGTGATTGATGATGTCTCTGGGACTGCGATTGGGCGAGTGACAAACGTTCTGAATATGCCAGCAGGCGATGTGTTTGTGTTGGATATCAATGGCCAGGAGCATCTCGTCAGCAACGCCGGAGATGAGATAGTCAAAATCGACACGGCGAAGAACGAGGTCCGAGTCCGGCTACTGGAAGAATATTAGGACCGCGGCCGAGAAGGGTTCAGGCCGCTCCGTTGGCAGAGGACTCTTCCATGGCAACGCGAGACGCTTTAGAGCGAACGCCGGCGAGGATACCATAAGGGATGATAACACAATAGCCGATTATCAGGATGATCGGACTAAGGGTCAGGGCAGTCCAGCTCATCGTCGGGCTCTGCCACATGATCAAATAGCCAAGTCCAACCACCAAAACCCCCAAGAGAATGATGCGAATGTTCTTGCCTTCGAACGGCATTTCAAATTTTCGAGTCGGCGCATCATCGTGCTTTTTCGCGCGAGCGAGTGGAGTCTGGCGCGTCGGTGCCTGACGGGGTGTGGCGCGAACTGGTCTGGCGGGTGCTGTAGCTGGTTTCGACATCGGAAAGCTAACTTTTGGATGGGTCATGTCGTTCCGATTCCGGAATCTTTGAGTCGAGAAAAGCCGCGATCGGCAAGATATGTAACATAGAGTCCTACAATAGAGGATCAGAGAATCGGAACATAAGCCGCGGCTCGCGCTTATCCACAAGCCCTCTGATGTTCGTGACTTTACATAATGTATCTTATGGACATTTATTCTCTGTGGATTTCGGCTCAATTGGCCGACTGCCGGACAACATTCAGTGAGCGCATGTTCCTTTCAGCGAACTCGAAGATGTCTTCCACATCTGCTTGTTCGCGAAGCCATTCCACATAATCTCTGACACTTTCTTCGACCTGTCGAGACGGATTCCAGCCGAGTGCCTTGAGCTTGGAAATATCTGAGCAAGAATTTCTAGTATCACCAAACCGAAACGCTCCTGGCAGGCTCGGCTGAACATCCTCACACCCTGAGATCCTTGCGACGATTCGGTCGAACTCCGATACCGTATAGGCCAGTCCACCGCCAACGCAAAACTGCTCGCCGACCATTCGTTCGTCCTCAAGCGCCATTAGATTTGCATTGACCACATCATGGATGTTAATGAAATCCCGATGCATCTGGCCGTCTTCATAGATGGTAGGCGCCTTTCGGAAATAATAATGAAGCGCAAAGATCCGACAGGCACCACTATAGGCATTATAAAAAGATTGTCGCGGCCCCTGGACAATCGAATATCGAAGCGCGACACTGGGAATATCATAGCGGCGTCCAAAAGATAGTGTCATTTTCTCCTGAGATTCCTTCGAGAGTGCATACTGATTCTCAGGATGCGAGAAGCTTTCAGGTGTCCATTGCCACTGCATTGCCTCGCCGCAGATTGCGCAGCGCATAGCCCAATCGCCATGCTCAAGTTGGCCGATCGGGCGCGCCGTCGGCCCCTGTAATCCATGCTGCTCGCACTTATATAGCCCCTCACCGTTGACTGCCTGGGAACTAGCGACAACGACTCGTTTCACTGGAAGCTTGTGAGCAACGATGAGCTCATAAAGCAGCGCAGTCCCGACAGCATTAACGCTAAAAAAGGTGCTGAAGTCGGGTAGATAATCCTGATAGGCAGCAAGATGGACTACTTTCTCAACGCCATTCAACGCATCGAGGAAGACCTTTGGATCGCGAACATCCCCGATTATCAGTCTTGCTTTTGGATGAAGGTAGGTCGGTATCCCCTTCAAATGTACTGGCTTAGAGAGATTGTCTAATAATACGACTTCATCGCCGCGCTCGATCAGAGCATCTGCCGTGTGAGAACCGATAAAGCCGGCGCCGCCAGTAATTAGTATTTTCATGTAATTCTTTTTGTCATTCCCGCGGAGGCGGGATTCCGGGTACCAAGCGCTCGACTGGATTCCCGGTTTCGCGGGAATGACGCTCAGGCAAATGTGAAATCAACGCTATTCGTCTGTCGGCTGCATGGCTACCTTATCCCCTGCGCGGTTTACCCATCCAGCATGTCGCGCCGGGCAGCCGACAACAAGCTCGAAGTTGCGAACGTCTTTAGTGACAACTGCGCCAGCGCCAATCATGGCGTAATGTCCGACTGTGATGCCAGCCAAAATCGTTGCGTTTGCGCCAATGGAAGCGCCTTCGAGCAAGCTTGTGCGAACAGGTTCGGCATGATAGACTTTACTCCTGGGCCGCGTGTCGTTCGTGAATGCAACATTTGGCCCGACGAAAACCCGGTCGCCGAGTTCGACGCCATCCCAGACGCTTACGCCATTCTTGATTGTCACATCGTCCCCGATCACGACTCCACTCTCAACAAAAGCGTGATCCCCAATATTGCAGCCTTTCCCGATACGCGCACCTTTCATCACATGCGCGAACGCCCAGACCCGCGTGCCAGCACCGATCTGATCCGATTCAACTAAAGCCTGGGGATGGATAAAAACTGGGTCAGCCATGGGACGGTAAACACAGCTTCAAAGAAAGTCATTGCGCGAAGTCCGCGAAGCAATCTTGGCCGTGAGAGTCTCGCCTCAAAACGAGATTGCTTCGCTTCGGTCGCAATAACGGCAAAATAAGGAGGCTATCGGACCAGCATCATGGGCAAAGTCTCAACTCGCCCATTCATCCGAACAAGGCATATATATGTCCCATCTGGCAAATAGCCCGGCTTCCACTCGATACTATGCTCCCCTGCTGCCATTTCACCCGCGAAGATCTGCGCGATCTCCGTGCCCACCAGGTTCAGGATCGTGATCTTGGTAAATGCGCCGACTTCTGTGCTGAAAGTGATTGTGGTTGAGCGCGCAAATGGATTTGGATGGCTGTAAAGTTCACGCTTAACTATCGGCACTCCAGTAACAGATCGTTGACTAATTATCTCCGAGAGAGGACGACGCCAGACACCCGAACCATACGTCCCGGCGAAGATATCAGTGCCGCCAATAATCAGACTGGTGACAAAAGCATTATCAAGACCGGCATTCGCTACGCTCCAACTCATACCTCCGTTTGTTGAGTAAAACACGCCACTACTCGTCCCGGCAAAGACATTACTCCCAACGGCTGCCAATGTATACACAACAATGTTCGAAAGACCCGTATTGGAGATATTCCACGTCAAGCCTCGGTCCGTGGATCGGAAGACACCGCCGAAGGTCCCGGCAAGCACATCGCTCCCACTAGTGATGAGCGAATAGACATCGGGATTGGTGAGGCCTGAATTAGCGGCGGCCCAACTGGCACCGCTATCCGTTGAACGGAATGCTCCTCCGCCATTCGTACCAGCGAAGAGATAGGTGCCACTCTTTACCAATGCGCGAACGGAAGTAATACTCAGTCCACTGTTCACTGCCACCCAGCTTGCTCCTCGATTCGTAGATCGAAACACTCCATTGATGCCAGTCCCGGCATAAAGATCGGAGCCATCCAGCAGCAGCGCACGGACGTTAGCGTCGGTCAAGCCTGAACTTGCGGGAGTCCAGCTTGCACCGGAGTTGGTTGAATGATAGACACCGCCGGAAGTCCCCGCAAAAAGATCGGTATCATCCGAAGCAATAACAGCGATATTGTTTGCATCGAATGAGTTGAGACCACTCGCTGCAGGTTTCCAGGTAGCACCCTCATCGGTGGTAGAAAAAATACCCTCGCCATCCGTGCCCGCAAAGAGCTTTGTGCCCATTAGTGCCAGATCGTAGACATCGGTGTTTGTCAGGCCCGAGTTTGTCGATCTCCATTGCGCACCCGAATCAACAGTAATATAGACACCACCGCCGCCCAGACCGGCCAATAGATACGTCCTCCCAATCCCAGCAAATGCGTACACTGGATAGTTCGATGGCAATCCGGTATTCTGCAGGCTCCAACTTCGACCGGTGTCACTCGAATAATAGATCCCGCCACTGGTGGCACCAGCATATAGCTTCGAACCGAGCACGGCAAAAGCGTACACGGGTTTACTGATGGGTAGTCCATTATTGATCGGGCTCCATGACTCTCCTTTATCGCTCGAACGAAGGAGGCCGCTTCCTCCTCCAGCCGCGGCAAACAGGTAGGGGCCATTTACTGCAAGCGCATTGATCGTGATATTCTCGATCCCGGACCGCACAGGAATCCAGCTTGCTCCACTATCCGTCGACCGAAATACTCCGGCGTTCGTACCTGCGTATAGAATAGTCCCATTCACGACGAGAGCATGGATGACCGTGTTCGTCAGTCCTGAATTTGCAGACGTCCAGTGCCCACCATTGTCACTGGAGAGAAACACCCCCACATCAGTGCCGGCATAAATGGCTGTGTCACGCGCCGCCATGGTAAGGACTTCGCTCGTTGCGAGTCCGCTGCTGGCGCTTGTCCAGGTTATTCCATCGTCACTCGAACGAAACACGCCACCGTAGGTAGCAGCGTAGAGATAGTCCCCGCTTGCAAGCAGTTCGCGAACATCGAGATCGCCTAATCCGGCATTGACCATTCTCCAGCTGTTGCCGTTGTTCGTGGACCGGAACACTCCGCCGGTATATGTTCCTGCGAAGAGATAATGACCTTGTACCGCGAAAGTCTGGATAAAACCGCCGACTGGGCCGTCCGTTTGCACCCATTGAGCGCATAGCGGCATTGGCGCGAACGCGAACGCCGCGAAGATAGCAACTGCAATGTATCGACTCGGGACTTTGAACATAGAGTTAACCGAAGTCGATGAGGCGATGAATGGTGCCCCTAGTTGTCACGCCTCGCTTCCTTCATGATCATTTCCAGCAGCCGTACAACCTCAACGCCGATCGCTCCGCCATTGATCGGTTTCTTCCCACTCTCGATGCAATCGACGAAGTGGCGGCACTCAGCGGCCAGCGGCTCATGTCGCGGCAGTGTCGGAATGAAGATGTCTCCGGGACGGTATGTGAGTTCGGCGGATCCGGACTCATCGGCACCGATGCGGGTGTCCACGGCGGCGGAATAGATCTTGACTTTCTCGGCCGGCTGCATATCGTCGAATACGACAGTGCCATGCTCAGCCGAGATTTGCATGAGGCGCACTTTGTTCGACGTGACCCAACTCACGTGAACATGGGCTGTCATGCCACATTCGAACTCGATGAAGATATGAGTCAGATCAGCAAGTTTCTCTTTAACGAAACTACCGGCCATGACGCGCATGGACCGAACGTCGGTTGGAAGTCCGGTTTGCCACATCAGATAAATCAGGATTGATAGATCGTGCGGCGCCAAATCCCACACCACATCGACTTCGGATGCTGGGGGTCCAAGATTGATGCGAATTGAATCGATATGGAATAATCGACCAAGATTCCCACTGGAAATTCGAGTTGCGAGCCACTCGACTGCCGGCGAGAATTGATAGACATGACCGACAGTCAGTACTTTGCCGAGGGAGTCCGCAAGATCACGAAGTTTTCGCGCGTCGTCATATGAATATGCCATCGGCTTCTCGATCATGGCATGCTTGCCGCTTTCGAGGACGCGGCGACCCACATCGTAATGAGTCGGTACAGGCGTCGCAACGACGACGGCGTCGATCTCCGGATCGGCGAGGATGCTCTCCATGTCGTCCGTCGTCCGAATGTGCGGGTACCGTTTAGAGACGAAGGAGAGTCTCCCCTGCTTCTTGTCCGCTACGGCCGCGACGACCGCGCTCTCGGTATCGTTAAATGCGCGAACGAGGTTCGATCCCCAATAGCCCGCTCCGATAATGCCAATTCTTACCATGCTACGTTGTTAACCTCCACCCTTTCCTGTTAGCACTACACCAACTGTTCGAAGAATAATCGCGGCATCGAGCCAGAGCGAGATGTTATGGATGTAGTACAAATCCAAGATCACCATATCGTTGAAGCTCACGGATGAGCGGCCGCTCACTTGCCAGAGTCCTGTCATTCCGGGCCGAACGGCAAACCGCTCCTTGTGCCAGGCGGCATACTGTTCGAACTCATACGGCAGACATGGACGTGGACCAACCAAACTCATGTCGCCTCGCAAAACATTGTATAACTGAGGCAACTCGTCAAGTGAATGGCGTCGAAGCCAACGCCCGATGGGCGTAATACGCGGGTCGTTTTCCAGCTTCCCAGTCGGGCGCGTACCAAGTTGAATATGCTGTGCTACGTGTTCGCGGTGGAGTTCATCGCTCGGGCCGAGTTGCATCGTTCGGAATTTGAACCAGCGAAATCGCTCACCATGTTGACCAATCACTTCCGTGCTAAAGAAAATAGGCCCACGACTTCCAAGTTTGATCGCAACGACAATGATTGCAAGGAATGGCGACAAAAGAACCAATCCGATGATGGTGCCGACGAGATCGACAAAGCGCTTCAGCGAGGTTGAGTAGAATCCATGCAGTCCATGTGAGATTGGCGCTGCCGTGACGTTCAGGAACTCGGATGTACTTTTAGTCACCCGCTCGTGGATGACTTTGAAATGATCGCTGAGCAAATGAATCGGCACGCCTGTCTCCCGTGCTTCACCAATGAGCCGAACGACGTCCTCGTATGGAAGGTCATTCTCGGCCACAACAACTTCGTGGATATTGTATTTCAGAACAAACTCCTTTAGGAGTGGTACAGTCGTGAGCAGAAGAGCCGCAGAAGAATCCTGCGAGAGCGAGCCACCTTGATCGACCATCGCGACAATCTCGAAGGGATGGATTCGGCCGCTGGTGCTCTCGGCCAGCAGAGCGCGCGCCTCCTCACCGGCACCGACCAAAAGAATGCGGCGGGCCTCGATTCCCGTGATGGCTGGAAGCAACAGCTTCCGATAGAGTACGATGCGAAAAAATGATAGCAGTACAAGCGACGAAACGGTGAACAGGAACAGGTTTGTCCGACTATGCTGAATCCAATCTTCGCGCAAGAAAAACAGTACGGCAATCAGCAATAACGCATTGATTAGTAACGCCCGGGCAAGCTGAGCAAATTGGGAGACACCCGTCGAATAGACCTTGTATTTATAGAGAAGATGTTGGCGAAAGATAAGCACCAGCAACGGGAAAGATGCATAGAGAATCGCGACACGTAAGATATACTCGCCAAGCGAATGTTCGACATCATAAGAATCGAAGCCGGCGAAATAATGCAACAAGAGCGTTGTGACCGCCGCCAGCGTGACCGCGACGAAATCGAGGAGGACCAGTGAAATTTTCGGCCAGCCGTGCCGGCGAATCGCAGTTTCGAAAATCACTTACTCTTCCTCCCATTCGTATAAAATGTCCGAATGGTCTTCGCGACGAACTCAATTTGTTCGTCGCGCATCTCGGGATACATCGGAAGCGAAAGAATCCTCTTGGCAGCGTGTTCCGCTTTTGGAAATGCCCCTTCCTTGTACCCAAGCTGTGCAAATGCCGGTTGCATATGTAATGGCACGGGATAGTGAAGCCCAGCCCCAATGCCGTTTGCCTCCAGATGATCACGGAGGTTATCTCGACGGTCCGCCTGTATCACGAAAAGATGATAGACCGGGTCCGACAAAGGATGCTCAAGAGGAAGCTGGATCGGCTCGCAGTCTGCCAACAATTCAGAATATCGGGCAGCATGGGCACGGCGGAGATTAGTCCATTGTGCGAGATGCTGTAATTTCACGTTAAGTATTGCTGCCTGCAGTGCCTCCATCCGATAATTATGACCGGCCATGACATGCTGGTACTTTGTCTCGGAGCCGTGATCGCGCAGGAGGCGCATTCTTCGATTCAATTCCGCATTATGGGTGATGACCGCACCGCCCTCGCCATATGCGCCTAAGTTCTTTCCAGGGTAAAAGCTGAAGGCGGTGGCATCGCCCCAGGAACCGATGGACTTGCCATCGAACGTTGCCAGATGTGCTTGTGCGGCGTCTTCAACCAGCCAGAGATCATGCCGCTCAGCAAGCGCGGCAAGTTTATCCATCCGTGCGGGCTGGCCATAGAGATGCACTGGTAAAAGGGCCTTCGTCCGGCGGCGAATTCGAGCGGCGGTCTGCTCGACGTCGAGATTATAGTATTCATCGTGATCGACAAACACTGGCGTTGCGCCTGTTAACACTACCGCTTCAGCAGTCGCGATGAAGGTATTGACAGGCACGATCACCTCATCCCCACGCTGGAGGCCGAGAGCCCAAAGTGGCAGATGCACGGCACTCGTGCCATTATTAACGGCAATTCCATGAGGCGCATTATGTGTCCGTGCGAATGCCTCCTCGAATGCCGATACCTCCGGTCCGAGGATATACTGTCCGGAATCGAGCACGCGCGTGATGGCCTGAGCGATCTCGCTGTGAATCGAATGGTATTGTTCTTTCAGGTCGAGGAAAGGAACGCGCATGTTCATGTCGCTGGCTGAAGCTCTCCCATTTGCTCCTTTAAGGTTTCCACTTCGTCCGGACTCAGCACCATGGTTTCCAAGCCACGCAGGACTCGATCCTCGTAGCACAGTCGTGCGCCGAACCCCATGAAAACAAAGAGATACTGTGTAAAGACGTAAAAATAAAAGAAGGTATTATCGTTCGTGCAGCTCACGGCAAACATAATCGGCGTCATGACCAGAATAGCACGGTACGGGAAATATGCCTTGACCCCTCTGCCCCACCATAAGCCACGCACGAGGATGTCTGCAAGCCCCAGGTAAAACAATGCCAGCCCTATGATGCCGCCATCGAAACGAATACGAAGATACTCATTATGTGGGGCGCCCACCATGGTGACATGTTCGGTGAGCCACTGGGCATATTTCTCCGTTCCGCCCGCACCATATCCCCACAACGGTCCCTCCTCGGCTTTATCCTCGAAGTATTTCTGGAAAAAGGCGCGCCCCGAATCGCGCATGTTCAGGGACTCGTCAGAATTCAAGAACTTGTTCCGCGTCGGAAGGAGAAAAAGCGTGCCGACGAGCATCGCGAGCACAACGATGCCGATCACGGCAAATTTCAGGCTGCGGCGATAGATGATGGCCACCAAGGCCCCAGCAATGAACGTGAACGTGGGAGTTCGACTTCCGGCAATGAGCATAAGAAAGACGTCAATGGCAAACACCGCCAAGAGTCGCCACTCAAATGCATCCATCAGACGCATCAAAAGGATCGTACTCATCGTGACATAGAAATACGCAGTCACGGTCCGGTATCCGATCACCCCTTCTGACATTGCGCCGGCTCGCTCAATCATGGTCCAGCCATTATACGCGTTATACAGATCGAATACTGCCACGACAAGGTTGATCGCGATCATCCACTTGAGGTATTTCTCCAGGTGAAGATCGTTCTGGATTACATTGAAAGCAACCAGATACAGAAACGAAGGGAAGGCAATCTCGAGGACCGTCCGGACTCCAGTTGCCAGGTTGTTCGTCCAAAAGAGTGAGGCGAAATAATAGGCGAGAAACAACCACCAGAACTTTGGCGAATATTTCCATGCGCGCCGTCGCTCGGTCGCACTGAGTTTCTGCCATACCATGATGCAGACCACCATCGGTAGCACTCCGCTAAACAACTCAACTTCGGTGAACCCCAGGTTGATATAGAGGCTCTTGAATCCGAAAATGATATAGAAAATCGGCGTCGCGAACGACCAGAGAATTGTGTATTGCCGCTCGGTCTTGGAAATCAGGCCGATCAGCAGCATGAGGATCGCGATCGCGATAATCGTATTCATATCGTGTGTGCCGCCTCCTTCGCACGTGACTCATATTCGACCGAATTGCGACCGGCAAGCAACTCCTCGTAAAGCCCTATTTGCTGGCGCGCAATGATATCATTTGTAAATCGCTGCTGCAGTCGCTCGAAAGCGCGTTGTGCCAGTCGCGACCGTTCGCGAGGATTAAAACGAAGAAATTGAATCGCATCGGACAACGCTGGAAGATCTCCCTCCTGAAAGATTAGACCGGCATCACCGATCACATTTGGAATCTCGCCGCTATTGGAGCCAATGACAGGAACGCCGTTGGCCATCGCTTCGAGAAGGATATGACCAAATTGCTCGACCCATGTAGGAGTTGAACGACTCGGAAGTACGAGTACGTCCATGAGTGCGAGGTGTTCTGGAATCTCTTCATTCCGGACCGCATCATGATGGATGAATCGAATCCCTCGCACCGCCGCCCGACGCTTGACTTCTGCAAGTGCAGGGCCGGCCCCAACGAAGTAGAGGCTCACGTCATTCAGATCTTCGATTTTGCCGACGGCATCGAGCAGATCAAGCACGCCTTTTTCCTCGGTGATGCGGCCGGCGTAGCCGATCGTGAGACTCTTGGTCTCTGACTTGCCATAAGGGTTCTGAGAGTCCAGATCGATGCCAAGTTGGGGAAGAATAGATATTGGCTTTCGAAATCCATGATCGCGGAGGATGGTCTCTGCTGCATTATTCCCGGCGACTGCTCCGGAGGAATTTGCCAGGTTGAATCGTTCAAGGAATCGCCTGATACCATGAGGCTCATACGGCAGATTCCACCAGGTAAAGAACAATGCTCGCGATCGACGCGAGAATAGCTTAAGGGCTAAAAGGATCTGGGCATACGAGACAGCATACGCGCCTTGCTCGACATGGACAATATCCGGCTTTAGACGAGCTATCAACGAGAAGAGCGATGGGCCGAAAAAATATGCGCTCTCTTTACCTATAAAGTAGGCGCGCAAAATCCGGTGGTCGACATTCGACACACCTTCAAACTTATCCGTTAGATTGTTATATAGCGGCCCCTTCCACCCATGTGGCGTGACGAGCGTGATCTCCACGCTGGGCAACCGCGCCAGCGCGGCAATCTTGGCATGGTTCGCACGGACCGTATAGGTATGTCCGACGTATAGAATCTTCATCTCAACTTACTTGGCAAACCCGAGCGCATCCAGGATCGTCCTTGCGCGCTTTGCATATGTCTCTTCACGCACTCGACGGTGTCCTGCTTCCGCA
This region includes:
- a CDS encoding O-antigen ligase family protein; the protein is MNTIIAIAILMLLIGLISKTERQYTILWSFATPIFYIIFGFKSLYINLGFTEVELFSGVLPMVVCIMVWQKLSATERRRAWKYSPKFWWLFLAYYFASLFWTNNLATGVRTVLEIAFPSFLYLVAFNVIQNDLHLEKYLKWMIAINLVVAVFDLYNAYNGWTMIERAGAMSEGVIGYRTVTAYFYVTMSTILLMRLMDAFEWRLLAVFAIDVFLMLIAGSRTPTFTFIAGALVAIIYRRSLKFAVIGIVVLAMLVGTLFLLPTRNKFLNSDESLNMRDSGRAFFQKYFEDKAEEGPLWGYGAGGTEKYAQWLTEHVTMVGAPHNEYLRIRFDGGIIGLALFYLGLADILVRGLWWGRGVKAYFPYRAILVMTPIMFAVSCTNDNTFFYFYVFTQYLFVFMGFGARLCYEDRVLRGLETMVLSPDEVETLKEQMGELQPAT
- a CDS encoding DegT/DnrJ/EryC1/StrS family aminotransferase, which translates into the protein MRVPFLDLKEQYHSIHSEIAQAITRVLDSGQYILGPEVSAFEEAFARTHNAPHGIAVNNGTSAVHLPLWALGLQRGDEVIVPVNTFIATAEAVVLTGATPVFVDHDEYYNLDVEQTAARIRRRTKALLPVHLYGQPARMDKLAALAERHDLWLVEDAAQAHLATFDGKSIGSWGDATAFSFYPGKNLGAYGEGGAVITHNAELNRRMRLLRDHGSETKYQHVMAGHNYRMEALQAAILNVKLQHLAQWTNLRRAHAARYSELLADCEPIQLPLEHPLSDPVYHLFVIQADRRDNLRDHLEANGIGAGLHYPVPLHMQPAFAQLGYKEGAFPKAEHAAKRILSLPMYPEMRDEQIEFVAKTIRTFYTNGRKSK
- a CDS encoding acyltransferase → MADPVFIHPQALVESDQIGAGTRVWAFAHVMKGARIGKGCNIGDHAFVESGVVIGDDVTIKNGVSVWDGVELGDRVFVGPNVAFTNDTRPRSKVYHAEPVRTSLLEGASIGANATILAGITVGHYAMIGAGAVVTKDVRNFELVVGCPARHAGWVNRAGDKVAMQPTDE
- the rpsP gene encoding 30S ribosomal protein S16 yields the protein MVKLRLARQGRKKVPIYKIVVADSRARRDGRFIEALGQYRPQNEPGEKVTILEDRALYWLGVGAQPTDTVRSLLSKEGILLKWHLEKKKIEPARASEILTTWKATRDGKVEAAKSDRQRTKDEIRRKASEAARKKVEAAAAAEAAELAAAAAAEAAANAPAAIVEESAALVSESPAEAAAEVPRSNALAAEGGEDFRRSDSAVSAGI
- a CDS encoding glycosyltransferase, with the protein product MKILYVGHTYTVRANHAKIAALARLPSVEITLVTPHGWKGPLYNNLTDKFEGVSNVDHRILRAYFIGKESAYFFGPSLFSLIARLKPDIVHVEQGAYAVSYAQILLALKLFSRRSRALFFTWWNLPYEPHGIRRFLERFNLANSSGAVAGNNAAETILRDHGFRKPISILPQLGIDLDSQNPYGKSETKSLTIGYAGRITEEKGVLDLLDAVGKIEDLNDVSLYFVGAGPALAEVKRRAAVRGIRFIHHDAVRNEEIPEHLALMDVLVLPSRSTPTWVEQFGHILLEAMANGVPVIGSNSGEIPNVIGDAGLIFQEGDLPALSDAIQFLRFNPRERSRLAQRAFERLQQRFTNDIIARQQIGLYEELLAGRNSVEYESRAKEAAHTI
- the rimM gene encoding ribosome maturation factor RimM (Essential for efficient processing of 16S rRNA), producing MTTELPDDYVLIARIRKPHGLQGELEIESFTWDEGRFGKLKRVFLRNAEGIITEQIVESARPTNRGVLIRFQGVQDRDAADGLRGAEMFIPESERPKLPEGRAYYDEIIGMYVIDDVSGTAIGRVTNVLNMPAGDVFVLDINGQEHLVSNAGDEIVKIDTAKNEVRVRLLEEY
- a CDS encoding sugar transferase; protein product: MIFETAIRRHGWPKISLVLLDFVAVTLAAVTTLLLHYFAGFDSYDVEHSLGEYILRVAILYASFPLLVLIFRQHLLYKYKVYSTGVSQFAQLARALLINALLLIAVLFFLREDWIQHSRTNLFLFTVSSLVLLSFFRIVLYRKLLLPAITGIEARRILLVGAGEEARALLAESTSGRIHPFEIVAMVDQGGSLSQDSSAALLLTTVPLLKEFVLKYNIHEVVVAENDLPYEDVVRLIGEARETGVPIHLLSDHFKVIHERVTKSTSEFLNVTAAPISHGLHGFYSTSLKRFVDLVGTIIGLVLLSPFLAIIVVAIKLGSRGPIFFSTEVIGQHGERFRWFKFRTMQLGPSDELHREHVAQHIQLGTRPTGKLENDPRITPIGRWLRRHSLDELPQLYNVLRGDMSLVGPRPCLPYEFEQYAAWHKERFAVRPGMTGLWQVSGRSSVSFNDMVILDLYYIHNISLWLDAAIILRTVGVVLTGKGGG
- a CDS encoding regulator, with product MFKVPSRYIAVAIFAAFAFAPMPLCAQWVQTDGPVGGFIQTFAVQGHYLFAGTYTGGVFRSTNNGNSWRMVNAGLGDLDVRELLASGDYLYAATYGGVFRSSDDGITWTSASSGLATSEVLTMAARDTAIYAGTDVGVFLSSDNGGHWTSANSGLTNTVIHALVVNGTILYAGTNAGVFRSTDSGASWIPVRSGIENITINALAVNGPYLFAAAGGGSGLLRSSDKGESWSPINNGLPISKPVYAFAVLGSKLYAGATSGGIYYSSDTGRSWSLQNTGLPSNYPVYAFAGIGRTYLLAGLGGGGVYITVDSGAQWRSTNSGLTNTDVYDLALMGTKLFAGTDGEGIFSTTDEGATWKPAASGLNSFDANNIAVIASDDTDLFAGTSGGVYHSTNSGASWTPASSGLTDANVRALLLDGSDLYAGTGINGVFRSTNRGASWVAVNSGLSITSVRALVKSGTYLFAGTNGGGAFRSTDSGASWAAANSGLTNPDVYSLITSGSDVLAGTFGGVFRSTDRGLTWNISNTGLSNIVVYTLAAVGSNVFAGTSSGVFYSTNGGMSWSVANAGLDNAFVTSLIIGGTDIFAGTYGSGVWRRPLSEIISQRSVTGVPIVKRELYSHPNPFARSTTITFSTEVGAFTKITILNLVGTEIAQIFAGEMAAGEHSIEWKPGYLPDGTYICLVRMNGRVETLPMMLVR
- a CDS encoding Gfo/Idh/MocA family oxidoreductase yields the protein MVRIGIIGAGYWGSNLVRAFNDTESAVVAAVADKKQGRLSFVSKRYPHIRTTDDMESILADPEIDAVVVATPVPTHYDVGRRVLESGKHAMIEKPMAYSYDDARKLRDLADSLGKVLTVGHVYQFSPAVEWLATRISSGNLGRLFHIDSIRINLGPPASEVDVVWDLAPHDLSILIYLMWQTGLPTDVRSMRVMAGSFVKEKLADLTHIFIEFECGMTAHVHVSWVTSNKVRLMQISAEHGTVVFDDMQPAEKVKIYSAAVDTRIGADESGSAELTYRPGDIFIPTLPRHEPLAAECRHFVDCIESGKKPINGGAIGVEVVRLLEMIMKEARRDN
- a CDS encoding NAD-dependent epimerase/dehydratase family protein — its product is MKILITGGAGFIGSHTADALIERGDEVVLLDNLSKPVHLKGIPTYLHPKARLIIGDVRDPKVFLDALNGVEKVVHLAAYQDYLPDFSTFFSVNAVGTALLYELIVAHKLPVKRVVVASSQAVNGEGLYKCEQHGLQGPTARPIGQLEHGDWAMRCAICGEAMQWQWTPESFSHPENQYALSKESQEKMTLSFGRRYDIPSVALRYSIVQGPRQSFYNAYSGACRIFALHYYFRKAPTIYEDGQMHRDFINIHDVVNANLMALEDERMVGEQFCVGGGLAYTVSEFDRIVARISGCEDVQPSLPGAFRFGDTRNSCSDISKLKALGWNPSRQVEESVRDYVEWLREQADVEDIFEFAERNMRSLNVVRQSAN